TTAAGAATTGGAAAAAAGGTTTGTAAAATTCAAAAGACAAATTTGTGCAATTCAAAAAAAAGAAAGTTTTGAAAAAAGTTAACAAGCTAGAAGTTCCAGAATTTGAAAaggttcacgaatttgaaaagaGAAAAAGTTGATGAAAATTAAAATTAAGAAAATGAGAAGACCAAAACCACACAAAACCCAGCCCAAAAAAGGCACAGAAACAAACACACACAAAATCGGTCGCAAAAAAAAGCGAGAAGAAAACAAACTACAAACTACATACTGCATAAATTGGCGTTGATCGCTGAGCTTGATTTTCATGTTTTCAATCTTCCACAAATCATAACATAAAATGATTTCCAGCAGATCACACCCGTTACATCGATCATCTACCTGTTAGGCTGTTGCTACCAAGGAATTATTAGTTAATGCTCCCAGGAAATTTCTGGCACTACGGATTTGAAACACGAAGCACACACACGGACAAACGAAACGTTCTTAATTAACTTGATGATTGACTTCTCAACGGCCGGAAAAACATGCGTCCCCGTCAATCAGCTGCCTGATCTAGGTACTATAACTACAAAATACTGGCTAGCTCCAGTCTAGGTCTAGCTTACACATGACCGGTTCATGCATATGTACATCAGCCAAGTCAACAAGCCGAATGTAACCATCAGGGTTAGTGAGCTCATTTTCTGAAGAAATCAGGGTCAGTGAACTACTGTTTGTTACTCCTTATTTGTGTATCATATCATCACTGACGCCCTGTGAGATTGTTTTGGGTGCCACTGGGTTGTCAGGAGCTGGGTGAGCCAATTGAACGACGAGCGGTGGCAACTACCGGCCGGTGTAATAACGTTCCAACGAAGCAAGAAAGATCGGAAAAAATCATTGTCAATAAGGCTGGCTAGGTCTTCGAATGCTCGCCTATATAAGCAGCTTCCTGCTGGAACTATAGCAGCAGGCATTCTCCGGGCACTGATCGATCACCTccctcttctctctcttttgTCTTACTCAAGAACTCAAGCTAGCTTGAAACAATGGCTGCTGCTGGTGCTGAGAAGCTGTACCTTCTGGTGGCGTGTGCTTTGCTGCTCCTCGCCGTGGGGTGCCAGGCCAGCCCTCTGCAGATCGGGTTCTACCATGACAGGTGCCCCCAAGCGGAGGCAATCGTCAAGGGCGTCATGATGGAGGCCATCTCCCAAAACCCTGGCAATGGTGCCGCCATGATCCGCATGCTCTTCCACGACTGCTTTGTCGAGGTACGTACTACTCACTGCAAGAAATTCAAGAATTTATCCGATTAACTAGTTAACTTGCCGATTAGTCCCTACTCGTAGGATCATCGAGTAGCCGATAAACTAGTAAATCGGTTAATTAATTGATTAAATGGCCGATTTACTTGCCAATTAATTAGCCTACTAATCCACAACTCACCAGGCAACCAAGCAGCTACCAGTTAATGATTGCCTCAACAATACAATGCAAACATGCATACTTTTATAGTTGATTGATTTTGCCGAATCGTCGGTGGTCACCTAGGGTTGTGATGCTTCGGTCCTCCTGGACCCGACCCTGTTCAGCCCGACGCCGGAGAAGCTCAGCGCGCCCAACAATCCCTCCCTGCGCGGCTTCGAGCTGATCGATGCCATCAAGGACGCCCTCGAGGCGGCCTGCCCGGGCGTTGTCTCCTGCGCCGACATCATCGCTTTCTCGGCCCGCGACGCGTCCTGCATCCTGAGCGGGGGCAAGGTGGATTTCGAGGTGCCGTCCGGCCGCCGCGACGGCACCTTCTCCAATGCCTCCGAGCCGGTCAAGTTCCTCGTCCCACCCACGTCTAACCTCAGCGACCTCGTGGACAGCTTCGTTGTCAAGGGCCTCGACGCGGAGGACCTGGTCATCCTCTCTGGCGCACACACCATCGGGCGCTCCCACTGCTCCGCCTTCGTCCCCGACCGCCTCAACGTCTCCTCCGACATCGACAGTGGCCTCGCCGCATTCCTGCGTGGCCAGTGCCCTTCTGACGCCACCCCGGGCGGCAACGACCCCACGGTGATGCAGGACGTAGTGACCCCGAACGACCTGGACAGGCAGTACTACAACAACGTGCTGTCGCACACGGTGCTCTTCACCTCCGATGCGGCGCTCCTGACGTCAGAGGGGACGGCGAGGATGGTGGTGGACAATGCCAACATCCCCGGATGGTGGGAGGACAGGTTCGAGAAGGCCATGGTGAAGATGGCCGGCATCGAGGTGAAGACCGGCGACCAGGGACAGATCAGGAAGAACTGCCGGGCCATCAACTACTACTAAGTGCATGAATGTTTGTCTACGTTCATGCATGGCAATTCTTTCATTGCGCGTTATGCAAACATTGTTGTCCTTTCTTTTGTTATTCCTTTGTTCGATTCTCGACAACGGAATTGTTCGTGTACATCATGTAACTGCGCTGTCAGCCAATGTCCTTTGTATTTGGGATAATAAAGTGATGCATGCAACATGCATGTTTTGAACAGAGATCTTGGACGCTTTGATCATGACATGATTGACATGTGAACCCCTCCCACGATTTCATGAATCAACTAGACAAATCCCCGCGCTTTGCTGCGGAAATTTAAGTATAAAATATAAACTAAATAGTAAACAATTTTTTATTAATAATCATGAATGGTTTCTCATGAAATAATATATATGAGTATGCACAAACAAAGAGCACAGAGATATAATTTCATAGTTTTTAGCATGTCCTATTATGACTACATAAGCTTCATATACTGATATATGCGCCACCAGTCAAATTGTAGTCTCTAGCCATGAATTAGTGACATAGTGTCCACCTAGTATGCAAAGTCAAACCGAGTATCAACATTAAAATAACCATAAAGTATCTTACCGTCAAATTTAACGAATGGGAAAGAAAACTCCAGAAAGCATAACTTTAAATTGTTTTGGGTTGGGTTTTCTATAATAGAGGATACATAAACCTTGGAATAATGTGACCGAGTCTTACAACCAAAATAGTGCAAACGACTTGGTTTTCTATCTTATAATCTTCAAAACCGATCTGGACCAAACGAAAAATCCAATCGCAGTGTttgattttatttttttgtagTCAACAACATACAAAGTTGAATGGCGAGGGATAAATCATACACACTATTGTATTATGGCATCTGTGTATGTTGTGGACCAGAGAAAGGTGAGGACAATCGCCGACCGGCCGTTCCCTCGGGCCGCTGTTGAGGGCCATGAGCGCCCTAAATACTACTTGGGCACAGTGAGTGAGCAACACACGGAAATGCCAAAAGGAGCCAACCGCATGGAACGGTCAAATATATAGTTTAATCTGGATGGTAGCATGGCATAAACAACAGAAACTAAGAATTAAGGAGTTATGTGACCGCCggggtggtggtggggggggggggggggggggtagcaaaaGAGACATGACAGGAAGCACAAGAGAATGAGAAAAGACAACAGTTTGGGTTTCGGCATCAGACGATCGCAAGTATAACCAAATGGTTGGACGGCACTCGTGTTGGACGTGTGGAGTGAATTGTATGACGTCGACCATATACATATAAATAAACCCTAGGAAGATGTGACTCTGCTTGAGGGCGACCAACCCTAAGCCGTGTGTGTATTCTCCAAGATCCAAGACAAAGCAACGTTCTGGGCTAATGTTGGTGCCAAAGGAGTACATAAATTACTGCTATAGCTCCCCTACTATCTATATAGGGCTGAGCAACCTATTTCTTTCTACCTATTAATGAATAATAGGCACCCCACGTGTTTGCGAAAAAGACCAGTGACGTGTTAGTTAGATGCCACGCCGGCACTAGTGACAGCGTGAAAATATAGTCACATCACCAATAACGTATTCATGGTGATGCAAATTACCGGTGACGTTGATTGAAAATGATGCACCACTAATTAAAATTGAGTGTAAGCATTTGTTCATTAGCGGAGAGGCCGTCACTGATCTAAAAAGTGTCGTTTGCGGTTCGGATAAAGAGCCATACGACTTTCAAATAGGAGTTAGCGTACGACCCTCTAAGTAGAAGCCCTAACGGATTTGAGAGTTGAGACACGAAGCGCGCACCAACGACAAAGGGTAAAAAAGAAACGTTCTTAACTCTCTTTTTTTTTGACATGGAAACGTCCTTATATAAGTTAGTTATAAGAAACGTTCTTAACTAACACGGCCTCTCAACAGCCAGGAAAACATGCGTCCCCGTCTGCCACCGGCGACCACATCAATCAGCTGCTTGGTCTAGCTACTATATTAGTAGTACAAAATAGCTTATACATGACCGATTCATACATCAGTCAAGTCAACCCCATGTAACCACCAGGGTTAGTGAGAGCTGTCATCTTCTAAAAACTCAAGGTCTCAAGGTTAGCAAACTAATGCTCGCTATTTGTGTATTATATCGTTCATTACCGACGCCCTCTGATTAATTCCACTGCGAACTGAACGTCGACGATTGGTGGCAACTACCGGCCGGTGTACGTAGCTAGTAATGTTCCCATGAAGCACAAGGCTAATCGACAACATATGCTTCGAATGCCCACCTATATACAGCAGCTAGCAGGCATTCCCGACCCACCGAGCGATCACCCCCCACTTCTCATCTTCCAATCTTAGTGAGGCAGTCGAGCTAGCTTCAAACAATGGCGGCTGGTGCTCAGAAGCTGCAAGTTCTGGTGGTTTCTGCCTTGCTGCTGCTCCTAGCTGTGGGGTGCCAGGCCAGCCCTCTGCAGATCGGGTTCTACCACGACAGGTGCCCCCAGGCGGAGGCCGTCGTCAAGGGCGTCATGATGGACGCCATCTCCCAGAACCCTGGCAATGGCGCCGCCATGATCCGCATGCTCTTCCACGACTGCTTCGTCGAGGTACGTACTACTCCCTGTAAGAAATAAATTGCCTAGCTTCTTCAAGAATTCGTCCGATTAAGTTAACTTGTTGATTAATCTCTACTCGTAGAGTCACTGAGTGGCCGATAAACTGATAAATCGGCCGATTAATTGATTAAATGACCGATTAACTTGCTGATTATCCTACTAATCCCATACTCACGAGCCAACCGAACAACTACCAGTTAACGATTTCCTTAGCAATTACAATGTTTATAGTTGATTGATTTTGTCAAATCGTCGGTGGTCACCTAGGGGTGTGACGCTTCGGTCCTCCTAGACCCGACCCCGTTCAGCCCGACGCCGGAAAAGCTCAGCGCGCCCAACAATCCCTCCCTACGCGGCTTCGAGCTGATCGACGCCATCAAGGACGCCCTCGAGGCGGCCTGCCCGGGCATCGTCTCCTGCGCCGACATCATCGCTTTCTCAGCCCGTGACGCGTCTTGCATCCTCAGCGGGGGCAAGGTGGACTTTGAGGTGCCTTCCGGCCGCCGCGATGGCACCTTCTCCAACGCATCCGAGCCGGTCAAGTTCCTCGTCCCGCCCACGTCCAACCTCAGCGACCTCGTGGACAGCTTCGTTGTCAAGGGCCTCGATGTGGAGGACCTAGTCATCCTCTCCGGCGCGCACACCATCGGGCACTCCCACTGCTCCGCCTTCGTGCCCGACCGCCTCAACGTCACCTCCGACATCAACGGCGGCCTCGCCGCGTTCCTGCGTGGCCAGTGCCCCGCGGACGCCGCTCCGGGTGGCAACGACCCGACGGTGATGCAGGACGTGGTGACCCCGAACGACCTGGACAAGCAGTACTACAACAACGTGCTGTCGCGCACGGTGCTCTTCACCTCCGACGTGGCGCTCCTGACGTCGGAGGAGACTGCGAGGATGGTGATGGACAACGCCAACATGCCCGGGTGGTGGGAGGACAGGTTCGAGAAGGCCATGGTGAAGATGGCCGGCATCGAGGTCAAGACCGGCGACCAGGGACAGATCAGGAAGAACTGCCGCGCAATCAACTACTACTAAGTGCATGCATGTGCGGTGAAGGATCACTCCATCTCCATTGTTTGCTTTCATCTTGCAAGTGAGTTACCGCTGTAAAGTTTGGTTGTTTTAGCATCCATCATTGTTGTCTTATCTTTTGATATTCCTTGGTTCAATTCTCGTCAACTGAATTGTTCGTCTACATGTGTAAATACGCTGCAAGCCAATGTTCTTCCATTTGGGAAAATAAAGTTACACTTTTGCTGTAACATTTTGCATCTTCGAACATGACACTACTGGAAAGTTGGTCATTGCCGAGAGTCAAATCACAGAAGCTCGACAAAAAACACATAAGCGAGCACGTTTCTTGGCAACGTGCCCGACTCGGCAGATGCATGCCGTTGTCGAGAGCCAGGTAAAGGGAACTCGACAATCAAATTAAACTCGGCTTATACGGACTACGCCGAGTTCCTAGCATTGACAGGCCGTACTTAGCAAAGTTTATGCCACGGGGCGACAAGGGTAGTTGTTGTGTACTCCACTAGAGGCTGGGGCGCCACCTGAGGCGGGCCTGTGCGCTCCCAGTCTGGCTATGCACATGGTTTGGCCACTGCGTTTTGTATGTGAAATTAGCTCATGAGCAGGTTAAATGTCTCACAGTTTCTTTATGCAATCACCAGCAAGTAAATTAGGCAAAGAAATGCCGCATAAGAAGGTCATCTGGGAACTTTATACAGATAGTATATCATCGAATGAAATGCATTATATGAAGTGTAACCCATACATAGGAACTTATACAGATGGTAGGAGTATATTAAAGAACCAAATGCACAATATGAAGTAGTACACGTTATGGGTTCATGGTCTTCTACATCCAGAACAAAGATTACATGATTACAGTGGTACACGTTGCTGATGCTCAGTGTTGGTGGTTCAGTTCTGGCATATGCTCAGAAAAATGAAATCACCTTATTATAGCATCTAGGAGGCTGGGCATGTAGTCGTTGTGGCAATGGATCATCTTATCATCTTGCAGGACATTTTTTCAACCTTCCATGCCTGCCATATATAAGTGGTTAATTATCACTCAGAATTTATTTAAGGGCAAAAATCTTATCGGCTGGCAACAGTATAATCTTCAGCGGCCTACCATTCTCAGTAATGAAGACAGGTGGATTTCCATACTGCTCTTTGTGATAACATGTTTCACCAGAGTGAACATTCCCAAGGAACTAAGTGCAGCCAACTCGATGCTGCCTGAATGTAGACACATATATGTGTATTATCAACTGAACATTTGATTAAATAAGATGGCAAACAAAAGTTTAGAGAAAATCTGAAGCTGCAAGTATAACATTTCTCCTATTCTCCTTCCATGCTTGTTCAAATGGACAAATCATATTGTTCTTATGATCCTGATAAATACAAAAAAATCCACAACAATAATCCAAACCTAAAAAAGGTCAAATAAATCAGTACGGAGTAACAAGTGCAGCAGCATGTTTAAAATGCTTAACATCAGTTACTTGTCTAAATAATCACATACTATGCAGTAACAAACAAACATATAGAAATTCCATTTACCAACAAAACAACCGATGCTAAATTCGTAAGACAATTTATGTAAACTCTGGCATTCCATTAACTTAATTAGGATCATCTTGCCAAATCAAGTTAACTGCTATGATCAACTCATTCAACATCTCAGGTAACAATTCATGAATAAACCAATCCTACATGATATCATCTAATTAAGACACATTACAACAATCAGGCAGTAACAACTCACAAAAGAGTTCAGAGGAATTTCCACCTTACCTTAATGAGATTGGTGGAGCTAAACCCGTAGTCGTCATCCTGACCGGTCTCAACTAGCAGCAACTGCAGGTTGTGGCCGCTGTAGTAGAAGAAGAGGAAGTCCAGATCAAGTGGCTTATCTAGAATTATTCAAGCGAAGACCTTTGAACATATAAATACAGACGAACTGCAGTGCATCGACAGTAAATGACAACAAGACATTTGCATAATCTGCAACACATGCATGCTAGCATATCTACGAAGCAGGGAACACAATATATGAAAATCTAAACTCTTTCTACCGCGCCCTTTCTTCTGCTCTTCCACAGGTTCCTCCTCATTTTGAACTTCAACGGACTTCTGTTTAGCCAACAGGCAACGGCACCAATGtcaacaaagaagaagaaataacTAACAGGAAGTACTATACTGATCAAGAAACCAAACAGTGAGAGACATATCCAACATACATCTGTGATCTGCTCCATCTTATTAAGAAGAAATTCTGAATAGTGTTGTGTCTTTGTCAGCAGCTCGCCCAGCTTGCTGAACCGTGCATTTGATCAAAAGCCTTCTGAGCTTCTCTCTTCCTGTCCTCTTCTTCCTCTGCCTTGAGCCGGGCCTTGAGCCAGGCCTGGTAGTTGTTGTGTACTCCATTACGGCAACTTTTGACCGACTTGGCTTGGGCTACATAGGATCAGCCCTCGTGTTGGGCAATGCAGGATTGATCCGTTTGTAACACCCTACTTTTTTCGCTTTATTTACTCACCTCAACGGCGTCTTTACGGTACAAAATTTAGCTAACCTATAACTAATCACAACTCAGGCCTCACCCAGATGAATGGTTAtatttatttttttgaaaaaagcGCTCGTATATCATTCAACTACATGCAAGATCCATACAAATACGAGTACAAAGACGCAAACATACATAACAGGTACAACCAGTACAGTTGTCCCACCATATCACAGAGAGCACCCAAACAAACACCAAAATCGCATAAAAGTCCTTGGGTCCCTGTTCATCCTCAACCTTCAACAAACCGCCGTAATCTCTGCCGTCGCCGGAGCAAAGGAGAGTTGTCGGCCAAGAAGCAAGGGCAGGGGCACCATTGCCACAAAGGCTTTGTGAGCCGCAAATAGGTCCAATCCCAGTGGACAGCAACCAGTGTCGGGTTCCGGCGCCTCGGCCGGGGAAATTTCCCGTGCTTCCCTCACCTTGGATCCGCCACAGCCATCGACCTTCGCCGACGAGGAGCAGCATCACCAGCCACCACGCCCACCACATCACCACAGTCACCGGTCGGCTGCAACCAGCGGGTCTGGAATCACCGATCCAGATGCCGCAGACTCATGTACACCACCATCACACAACCGGCACCGCCAGCCCAGTGGAACCCCGCGTCCCTAGCCCCACGGCGTCGGCAGAGAAAGCGCCACGGTTTTATTCCACCTCATCAGCATCGCCCCAGATGGTTATTGAGGAGAGGAAAAGCGTAGACGCCACAACCTGTAGGTATGTACGACTCCCCTGTCGCTGTGTTTTGCCAGAAAACTAAGCCGAGCAAATCAGCGCATGGGTCATTCGGTTTTTGTCCCGAAAAACAGTGTTCGCCAATTAACTTTCCCGTATATGAAAAACAGAATACGgatataaaataaagccaccgtgTTAGTCCACATCATCTGAATTATTTGGCCAGTTTGGTTTTTGTTCCTCGCGTGTACACATACATTTTGAAAGAATTAGaacaatgcccgtgcgttgcaacgggatatAAATATTCTAATATGTTAGTTTGTGATTTACCTATCAATAATAATGCGCTTGTTtaaataaatgttcatcaaattttgACTGTGAATTACCTTATATTTTGATTAGAAGTTTGGTAAGTAAATTAAAATGAAATTGGTTAGGTAAGTAAATTAAGATGATTGATTATTATATACATGGACGATTAGACGACGGGTGGTGGAAAGAAAGGTGAAATGAGAACCTTACATTCTTTTTAATTAGTAGAGATTTGTGGCCTAATACGGCTAGTCGGCAGAGCTCTTGTTCAGCGCTCTTAGCACCACTTAATCGCTCTGGCACTCGAAGAGAAGGGTAGTGGGCGGCCCAGGAAACGCGAGGTTGTGCTCACTCGCATCTCCTGGCGCATCGCTCGCTCGCATGCATCGACTTGGTTGACCGGTTGACTGGTAGACCGGTTGTCCATTGACTTTTTAAAAAGTTGATAAAATATGAAAAACCATAAATCCATAAAGAGTTCACCAAATTTTCTAAAACAATTGCGAATTTGAGAAAAGTTCATGAAAAAAGTTGACAAAAATTTGAAAAAGCTCATGGAGCTTAAAAACATGTTCACCAATTTGAAAAATGGTCTGCGAAATTAGGAAAAATGTTCGTTAAATTAAAGAATcacaaattttgaaaaaagttcacaagCGTTCAAATTTTTGAAAAAGTTAACGAATTTGGAAAGAGAAAGAGTTCATGAAATGAAAATTTtagaaaggaaaataaaaaaggaaagacAAAAACCAAACAAAACCCAGCCAAAAAAAGACACCGAAACAAACACACACAAAATCGGTCGCAAAAAAAaacaccaaaataaaatataCTACAGGTAGTCGTAAATGGGGCAGGTCCGCTCGGTTCCAGGGTTGTGCGCCGGTTAGTGAATTACACTGTAACTGACACTTAAGGCGCGGAATCGGAAATACGCCCTTTGAGAGCCCCTGTTCAACGCTCTTGGCGCAGCTTAGCCGTGGGGTAGTGGGCGGCCCACCAAACACGAGGCTGCGGTCACTCGCATCTCCTGGCGCATTGCTCGCTCGCATGCATCTCGTTGGTTGACTGGTTGATGGGTTAACCAGTTGTACATTAACTTAATAAAAAGTTCATaaaatatgaaaaaaaatcaaaagttTGCAAAATCAGTAAAAAAATGTCCAATtcaaaaaatcatgaatttgaaaaaaaatcatgagcTAAATGTTCAtacatttgaaaaagttcaagaATTTTAGAAAGTTCAAGAATTTGAAAAGGTTCATGAAAATTACAATTTAAAAAAGGAAATGAAAAAGGAAAGACGAAAAACTAACAAACCCCAGCCCAAAAAAGGCACAAAACAAATACACACAAAACCGGTCGCAAAAAAGACACCAATGGGTAGCCCGCTCAGTCGGAGGGTTGTGCGCCTGTTAGTGAATTACACTATAACTGGCGCTTAAGGTGCGGAATAGGAAATGCGGCCAATCGTCCTACACCGGTTTCAACGTTTACAATTTTTATTTCTATGgtgaataatgcattggttggcCTAGATCGGTTCCAAGGTGAACAATGCACGTGCCCGGGCGTACAACCCTAGGACAATCAAACTCTCGGCCACACGGCCACAAGAGAAAATATCTGGTGATACGATGCTCCAGTGTGTTATGAGCCGTTGGATCATGCTCAAAGGGACAAGATGCATGCACACGTGATGGCCAGCTGCTCCACCATGAAATATTCAAAAAACACCATGAATATATTCTTAATTGAGCGCAAGGCTGAAGCAATCAGAAGATAATTTATTTGCATTTCCTCAGATTTGCCCATTTTTATTTAGCAGCATAGGTGCATTTTAACAAACCACAAGATTCACTCAAGTAAATTTGGTTCCTCTTTAACATAAATGCCAAAAGTTTCTTTGCATGCTCTCTACAAAactcaaatattttttttgtgAGGAAAAGGGAAGTTTTATTCTAAAATAATAGGGTTACAATCTAGAGGCAACAATTTCTCGATACATGGAGGACCTCTGTTCATCCAAACAGCCATTAAACTCGATATATTGGAGCTAGTCCTGAGTTTTATATTGTACAGGCTAGAACGGACATTAAATCTGTGATGACCAACTGGAAATAATAAATAAGTTCATCTTTCAATAGTACTTTTATAGATGATCATaattcaaaataaaataaagtaaacCAATACAGTACGGAAATCATGGATTTAACATACCAAACCAGTTCTGTTGTTATTCATGGACAAACTAACGAAAATAATAGTTATTTTTTTGTTGAACTTTCGGGCTTGAATGTGTGTTTGGACATTGAAATAGAGACTTTTTTCCTTGCCGTCAACGAAAGTGAGGCTGATTGATCAGTAGTAGAAAAATGTCTCAGGCTCAATTAAGAATATGGTCCAGGTTTTTTTCACATATTTCAAAGTGGAGGAGCTGGCTACACTTGCGACATTCATCAGATCATATTGAAGGAGATCTAATGGTCAAGGATTCACTGGAGCATCGTATCACCTAACAAGCTGTATCACCAGATATGTTCTCCGGCCACAATGGACGTGTCAGGGACAGCTTGCAACAGATAATCCCGTTTAGTCCGAAACTAACTTATCACATCCTGGAAGATATATTGCGTAATACAGTCATGTCAAGAAATTTTGCTCCCTATAAAAATTATCCACGTGCCATTTTAAATATGGAGGGAAAAAAGACTGTATATTTTAAATATGGATTTGGATTTTTTTATGAGTTGTAGACACATGTCTTGAGTTGATTGTGGGGTCACGAGTATTTTAAATTTAATTCTTGTACCCACATAATCCGTGTAAATTTTGACGGTTAAGATGGGATGCCCATATACAAACCCACCTACAGATACAATTTGTATGGGTCAGTGTCCGATTTCATGGGAATAGAATAATGGCAAGGTGCCATTTTACTCCAAATTTTAACATAGCTATAAAACACCTCATAAAGAGTAATGCTAGATATACGAGGGGTTTATAGGGTTTTACGGGGTGGTTAGAATTTAATTGGCTGAAGATTTAATTAAGTGAGGCGGGCTCACCAATGAAATTCATGGAGGTGACAATTAGAAGAGGGCACACAATGTTCTCCAAGAAAATCTGTAGTTCGTAAGTGTGTGTGTGTCTCTAGTACTATCACCTCATAAAAATACATTAATAAAAGGGACATACCCAATGCTACAAGTTTTCACACCATGTGTATACCCCTTCGTCTCTTGAAGTGATCCCAAACGAGATTAGGGGTTTTTGACCTCCTGCCGGTGCCGCTGCCGGCCTGCCTCGTCATCGGTggccttagagcatctccacccGTCCCAGGAAGCCCCCCAGGAACACTTTTTCGGCGCCGGCGGACGAAAAAAGTCTCACTCGCGCCCCACGAGCTCGATTAGCACCAGATTTGGTCAAAATTTCGACCGGCGAACCCACCCCAAACCCAGGATTCTGGAGGCAGCTGGGGTAGGAGAGAGACTGTTTTGCATGTCATTTGGCCCACCATCACCCTCCCACTCCCTCTCTCCTCACTTTTCCTCTGGGGTCCACCCATGTGCTGctctctcttctcttctcttctcctccCGCCCCCCCCCTCCCAACTCCCACGCCTGCGCAGAACGCCTCGCCCGGCACACCGCCGCCCTTGCCTCGCCTATCCATGCACAGGTCCGGGACAAGCTcggcgccgccgccacctccttgCCTCGGCATCCCTGCTTCGCCGCAATGCGCGCAGCGACACCCTCCTCCATGGCTACTCGGCGTGGCTCACGCGCGCGGAGGCCGAGGCACTGGAGGCGTACCCCGGCGTGC
This sequence is a window from Aegilops tauschii subsp. strangulata cultivar AL8/78 chromosome 7, Aet v6.0, whole genome shotgun sequence. Protein-coding genes within it:
- the LOC141027796 gene encoding peroxidase 2-like, whose amino-acid sequence is MAAGAQKLQVLVVSALLLLLAVGCQASPLQIGFYHDRCPQAEAVVKGVMMDAISQNPGNGAAMIRMLFHDCFVEGCDASVLLDPTPFSPTPEKLSAPNNPSLRGFELIDAIKDALEAACPGIVSCADIIAFSARDASCILSGGKVDFEVPSGRRDGTFSNASEPVKFLVPPTSNLSDLVDSFVVKGLDVEDLVILSGAHTIGHSHCSAFVPDRLNVTSDINGGLAAFLRGQCPADAAPGGNDPTVMQDVVTPNDLDKQYYNNVLSRTVLFTSDVALLTSEETARMVMDNANMPGWWEDRFEKAMVKMAGIEVKTGDQGQIRKNCRAINYY
- the LOC123494750 gene encoding peroxidase 2-like — encoded protein: MAAAGAEKLYLLVACALLLLAVGCQASPLQIGFYHDRCPQAEAIVKGVMMEAISQNPGNGAAMIRMLFHDCFVEGCDASVLLDPTLFSPTPEKLSAPNNPSLRGFELIDAIKDALEAACPGVVSCADIIAFSARDASCILSGGKVDFEVPSGRRDGTFSNASEPVKFLVPPTSNLSDLVDSFVVKGLDAEDLVILSGAHTIGRSHCSAFVPDRLNVSSDIDSGLAAFLRGQCPSDATPGGNDPTVMQDVVTPNDLDRQYYNNVLSHTVLFTSDAALLTSEGTARMVVDNANIPGWWEDRFEKAMVKMAGIEVKTGDQGQIRKNCRAINYY